ACACCGCGCGCCGCCCATGCACCCGTACGCGTCGTCTTATCCACAACGCACGCGTCGTCTTCCCCACACCGCGCGCCCCCCGCAGACCACCGCACCATCACGCCACGGCCGCAGTCGCTTTGCCGCGCCGATCCAACGCCACCGGCTACACCGACGTGCGGGAGTGCCCCAGCGGCGTGGAGGAGATCCGTTCCAGGCCAGAACAGATCAACCTCGACATGTACGAGacggcgcacgaggcggcgcgcgCCTACGACGCTGCGGCCAGACGTCTCGGACACCCACGCTCACAGATGAACTTCCACGACGTCTGGACGCACGAGCATGCGGAGGATCTAGCGCCGCCTCCGCGCCTCGTCACCGACGTGGACAAGCGCCACCACAAGATGCTGCAGCGGCGGCTCTACCACGCCGTCGAGGACGAGCGCCTCATGGCGGAGTGGAAGATGCGCTTCCCGGAGGACGTCCAGGCAATGCGCGCCTTCTACGTCAAGCGCAAGGCGGTGCGGAAGGCGAGCCGCGTGGCGAGGAGGATCGACAAGGCCGAACGCCGCGCCTTCATCCTGGCGCAAGAGGCTGGTCCTAAGACGATCAGCGACAACGACGACAGGTGGCTGGACCTGTTCTCCTCAATGCCGATGTCCGACACCACCGTGTCTGCAGGTTCGGACTCGAGCGACTAGATTAGGAGTAGATGGTCTTCCGGTCCATAAACTAcatacacacacacatatatcGACGCCAAACTCGATCCATATATATAATACTACTATATTTTTTTATCTATATCAATTTTGTATAATTATTCATCCGCTTTGTTGCATATTTCAAAATAAAAACACTAATAAAGTTGGAGTAAAAATAAAACGTACGTTGATAGCCGCGTGCAGAGCAATAACCGCTTGCGTCCAAGGGTGCGCTGCCAGTAAGTTAATAGCCGCGCGTACCCCTACGCTGCCGTTAAACTCGTATAAGTTAGGCACGCGCGCCCTCATTTCACTTATCCTCAACATGATCGTCTAGCTCGACTGCGCGCCCCCTGCTCGCCTGCGCGTGCCGTGTGCCCCTGCTCGCCTCCGCGCCGACCTTGCTCCATCGCGCATCCATCCTCGACTCGCGCCACCGTTGGGCTTGCTCGTACCGCCGTTGGACCGCGCGCAGGACATACAAGACCGAGCGGCGCGCGTCTTCCCCTTCTCACCGTGCGCCCAGTTGAGTCCTCCACCTACAATGTCTCTTCTTCCTGCACCCGCTAACTGCTCGATGAAATGTCCGACCGAGAATATTTAAGTGTGCTTGGTCCATAAAATATGTATAAAATTCAATGGATAGTAATTACCGAATCAACATATTGGCATTGGTTGTGTTTCATTGAATAGTAATTATACTGAATCAACATATTATGCCTTAGTGTCTTGGTTCCATAGCTCTTTCTTAGCTTTGCATTTTTAGTTTGTCTTTTGTATATAACTCTGTCTTTGTTTGGTTATAATAATATATTTTTGTGTTTCTAATACATATTGGGGAGAGGAACGAGACCACACCGATGCCGGAGAGAGAGAGCAACCGGATCACCGAGATGGCCGGAGAGAGGGCAACTGCAAGTCTGCAACACCGATGATAGAGGTGGCAACATGGCCACCGATGATAGCCAATATATGCATGCGATTGCGGTTTTGTTGTAATATATATAATATATATGCATGTGAATCTAGTAGTTATTGTGTGTTTAATGAGATGCATATACATGTATACGAATTTATTAGGGCTTCATTAATGTGAATAAATTCTTTTACGCATATATACGTGTTTAACTGTCAAAATTGTTGAAACATTTTGATAAACGAAGAAGCAAGACTGAGCACGAGAGTCGGGCTGGGCACGCGACTAATAAGCAAATAGAAGTGGGTGCTGCTTGCACGCGGCAGGTAGTGCGTTTCCAGTCACGCGCGGGAAGCACGCTGCTACTAGCTTAGCAGCAGCGCGCGGAGAGGGCACACGGCAGATAACGGGCTTACTAGTCACGTGTCACATTCCTCAGCGACTATTAGGTCCTTACCACTGGCGAGGTACCAGTCATGCGCCGGGGCCCGCgactgatagcccaaattggcacGCGATAGGTAggcttttttctactagtgcaactGGCTCTCATTCGTTGCGATGACATAGACCTTGACAACATCCTCCAAGCCTTCCCGGATACTCGCACATCTTTCCCTATGAGGTACCTTGGCCTACCCTTGTCGGTCACTCGCCTAAGGAGAATTCATTTTCAACTCTTGGAAGACAAGGTTGCCTCTAAACTTGTCCCTTGGCTTGGAAAGCAcgtcaccatggccggccaaaccaccCTTGTCAAGGCGGTCTTGACAAGCGTGGTCATTTACTTCATCACCGTGTTTGATGTGCCAATGGAGGTTCTCATGAAGATTGATAGCTTAAGAAGGGCTTTCCTATGGTCGGCATGTGACAAGATTCCGGAGGAAAATGTAAAGTGAATTGGGAGATGGTGTGTAGACCCAAAGAGAAGGGAGGTCTTGGGA
This region of Lolium perenne isolate Kyuss_39 chromosome 2, Kyuss_2.0, whole genome shotgun sequence genomic DNA includes:
- the LOC127329288 gene encoding uncharacterized protein; the protein is MYETAHEAARAYDAAARRLGHPRSQMNFHDVWTHEHAEDLAPPPRLVTDVDKRHHKMLQRRLYHAVEDERLMAEWKMRFPEDVQAMRAFYVKRKAVRKASRVARRIDKAERRAFILAQEAGPKTISDNDDRWLDLFSSMPMSDTTVSAGSDSSD